A part of Aegilops tauschii subsp. strangulata cultivar AL8/78 chromosome 2, Aet v6.0, whole genome shotgun sequence genomic DNA contains:
- the LOC109750083 gene encoding uncharacterized protein, with protein sequence MGRQRRWSRAALVACLVLLAAAACAESARPGPLAAATEGLPAGAMESASIDGGDGPRRSAFDVLVEGLVSIGLGRRWRAGDGVGLVDGDKRRVPTGPNPLHNR encoded by the coding sequence ATGGGGAGGCAGCGGCGGTGGTCGCGCGCGGCGCTCGTCGCGTGCCTGgtgctcctcgccgccgccgcgtgcGCCGAGTCGGCGCGGCCGGGGCCGCTGGCGGCGGCGACCGAAGGGCTGCCTGCCGGCGCGATGGAGAGCGCGAGCATCGACGGCGGCGACGGCCCGCGGAGGAGCGCGTTCGACGTGCTGGTGGAGGGCCTCGTCAGCATCGGGCTGGGCCGGCGGTGGCGcgccggcgacggcgtcgggctGGTGGACGGCGACAAGCGGCGCGTGCCCACGGGGCCCAACCCGCTCCACAACAGATGA